The proteins below come from a single Hydrogenimonas thermophila genomic window:
- a CDS encoding AAA family ATPase, which translates to MNKAQGKINNIKIYNFKIFRNLEVKDLKRVNLIGGKNNIGKTAFLEAIELVTLPKSIIEIVYCVNRILTRRYNDLKNIEFDFFYDENKELKIDINSHQKLSMEIFPLKQQNFRLLIDDQEILPEPYMKIWFNHQDRQLPVSMLTKNQKNINNFMSKNVKFIPSSSLNTLLISILYGNLIEFDKEEFLNNSLQLFDQNIKSLKQIVKENEVVLKVKLTDRLVPLSSLGEGINRFIAILCAIWSSKDGYLLIDEIENGIHYTNYEKLWKIIFEASKEANCQVFATTHSKECIEAFNKVNKENEGAYLEFYMNKKTNNILVKNRDYEQLSYSLSHKGRFRGE; encoded by the coding sequence GTGAATAAAGCGCAAGGCAAAATAAACAATATTAAAATTTATAATTTTAAAATATTTAGAAATTTAGAAGTAAAAGATTTAAAAAGAGTAAATTTAATAGGTGGGAAAAACAATATTGGTAAAACCGCTTTTTTAGAAGCAATAGAGTTAGTTACACTGCCTAAAAGTATTATTGAAATAGTTTATTGCGTTAATAGAATTCTTACTAGAAGATATAACGATCTTAAAAATATTGAATTTGATTTTTTTTATGATGAAAACAAAGAGTTAAAAATAGATATAAATAGTCATCAAAAACTCTCTATGGAGATTTTCCCACTAAAACAGCAAAACTTTAGATTGCTGATTGATGATCAAGAGATATTGCCAGAACCTTATATGAAAATATGGTTCAATCATCAAGATAGACAGTTGCCAGTTAGTATGTTGACAAAAAATCAAAAAAATATAAACAATTTTATGAGTAAAAATGTAAAGTTTATCCCAAGTAGCTCTTTAAATACACTCTTGATCTCAATTTTATATGGAAATTTGATTGAGTTTGATAAAGAGGAGTTTTTAAATAACTCATTACAACTTTTTGATCAAAATATCAAATCTCTAAAACAAATAGTAAAAGAAAATGAAGTTGTTTTAAAAGTAAAATTAACAGATAGATTGGTTCCACTCTCATCTCTTGGTGAAGGAATAAATCGCTTCATAGCAATACTTTGTGCTATATGGTCTAGTAAAGATGGCTATTTACTGATCGATGAAATAGAAAATGGAATACACTATACTAACTATGAAAAGCTTTGGAAAATAATCTTTGAAGCTTCAAAAGAGGCAAATTGTCAAGTTTTTGCAACTACACACTCAAAAGAGTGTATAGAAGCTTTTAATAAAGTCAATAAAGAAAATGAAGGTGCTTATTTAGAGTTTTATATGAATAAAAAGACCAATAATATTTTAGTTAAAAATAGAGACTATGAGCAGTTAAGTTATTCACTTTCTCATAAAGGAAGGTTTAGAGGTGAATAA
- a CDS encoding DUF3226 domain-containing protein yields the protein MNIKNIEIDEPLCNIDEFVCLDGISNLKYKLEDLKLDSGEIDKLGIILDADKIGIDQRLEQVNNILEELNINIKFTKNNEIKYDKSNDIEIACHILNIDGFGELEDILFQIKNSDSVFADCLESWKECLDKNDKSISEKDFIKFWISNYIRFDTCTKKEQKQAKKNCNFEKALQKDIWDFEHKVLDSLKEFLKIFE from the coding sequence TTGAATATTAAAAATATTGAAATAGATGAACCTTTATGCAATATAGATGAATTTGTTTGTTTAGATGGAATATCAAATCTAAAATATAAACTTGAAGATCTGAAGCTTGATTCTGGAGAAATAGATAAATTAGGAATTATTTTAGATGCTGATAAAATAGGAATAGATCAAAGATTAGAACAAGTAAATAATATTTTAGAAGAATTGAATATCAATATTAAGTTTACAAAAAATAATGAGATTAAGTACGATAAATCTAATGATATTGAAATAGCTTGTCACATTTTAAATATAGATGGTTTTGGAGAATTAGAAGATATCCTGTTTCAAATTAAAAACTCAGATTCTGTTTTTGCTGACTGCTTAGAGAGCTGGAAAGAATGCCTTGATAAAAATGACAAAAGTATATCTGAAAAAGATTTCATTAAGTTTTGGATAAGTAATTACATAAGATTTGATACTTGCACTAAAAAAGAGCAAAAACAAGCTAAAAAAAATTGCAATTTTGAAAAAGCTTTGCAAAAAGATATTTGGGATTTTGAACATAAAGTTTTAGATAGCTTAAAAGAATTTTTAAAGATATTTGAATAA